One window of Centropristis striata isolate RG_2023a ecotype Rhode Island chromosome 21, C.striata_1.0, whole genome shotgun sequence genomic DNA carries:
- the LOC131958995 gene encoding tripartite motif-containing protein 16-like: protein MAQKGVQLDRETFSCSICLGLLKDPVTTICGHNYCMKCINSHWDAEDQKPVYSCPQCRKAFTTRPKLEKNTMLADLVEQLKKTGLQAAPADHCYAGAEDVACDVCTGRKLKAFKSCLTCLVSYCEKHLQPHYDVALLSKHKLVEPSKKLQENICSQHDEVMKIYCRTDQKSICYLCSVDQHKGHDTVTAAAERTERQKELEVSRLNIQQRIQDREKDVKLLQQELEAINLSADKAVEDSEKMFTELIRLMQKRSSEVKRQVRSQQETEVSRVKEVEEKLQQEIRELKRKDAELKKLSNTEDHNQFLHSYPSLSALSPSTSSIQIRPRRRFDHVTAAVSRVRDKLQDVLRDKWTDVSLTEADVLLSDSPAEPTTRAEFLKYSCEITLDPNTASTLLLLSEGNRKATCMSNHQSYPSHPDRFTGWCQVLSRESLTGRCYWEVEWRGDGVDVAASYKNISRGLFNDSGFGDNDKSWSLECDNNKNTFRYNNIKTPVSGPRSYRVGVYLDHRAGILSFYSVSETMTLLHRVQTTFTQPLYAGLMLYYHGDTAEFCKLK from the coding sequence atggcgcAGAAAGGAGTTCAGCTGGACCGGGAAACTTTCTCTTGTTCCATCTGTCTGGGTCTACTGAAGGATCCGGTGACGACTATATGTGGACACAACTACTGTATGAAGTGTATTAACAGCCACTGGGATGCAGAGGATCAGAAACCGGTCTACAGCTGCCCTCAGTGCAGGAAGGCCTTCACAACGAGGCCCAAACTggagaaaaacaccatgttagcagATTTAGTGGAGCAGCTGAAGAAGACTGGACTCCAAGCTGCTCCTGCTGACCATTGCTATGCTGGAGCTGAagatgtggcctgtgatgtctgcactgggagaaaactgaaagccttcaagtcctgtctcacctgtctggtCTCTTACTGCGAGAAACACCTCCAGCCTCATTATGATGTAGCTCTGTTATCCaaacacaagctggtggagccctccaagaagctgcaggagaacatctgctctcagcacgatgaggtgatgaagatTTACTGCCGTACAGATCAGAAGtctatctgttatctctgctctgtggaccaacataaaggccacgacacggtcacagctgcagcagaacggacggagaggcagaaagagctggaggtgagtcgactcaacatccagcagagaatccaggacagagagaaagatgtgaagctgcttcaacaggagctggaggccatcaatctctctgctgataaagcagtggaggacagtgagaagatgttcactgagctgatccgtctcatgcagaaaagaagctctgaggtgaagcggcaggtcagatcccagcaggaaactgaagtgagtcgagtcaaagaggtggaggagaagctgcagcaggagatcagagagctgaagaggaaagacgctgaactgaagaagctctcaaacacagaggaccacaaccagtttctccacagctacccctcactgtcagcactcagCCCGTCTACATCCAGCATCCAGATCCGTCCTCGCCGCCGCTTTGACCACGTGACAGCGGCCGTGTCACgagtcagagacaaactgcaggacgtcctgagagacaaatggacagacgtctcactgactgaagcggatgttttactgtcagattcaccagcagagcccacgaccagagctgagttcttaaaatattcatgtgagatcacactggatccaaacacagcaaGCACACTGCTGTTATTATCTGAGGggaacagaaaagcaacatGCATGAGTAATCATCAGTCCTATCCAAGTCACCCAGACAGATTCACTGGATGGTGTCAGGTCCTgagtagagagagtctgactggacgatgttactgggaggtggagtggagaGGGGATGGAGTTGATGTAGCAGCTTCATACAAGAACATCAGCAGAGGGTTGTTTAATGACTCTGGATTTGGAGACAATGACAAGTCTTGGTCTTTAGAatgtgacaacaacaaaaatacatttcgcTACAACAATATCAAAACTCCCGTCTCAGGTCCTCGGTCCTACAGAGTGggagtgtacctggatcacagagcaggtattctgtccttctacagcgtctctgaaaccatgaccctcctccacagagtccagaccacgttCACTCAGCCGCTCTATGCTGGACTTATGCTTTATTATCATGGAGATActgctgagttctgtaaactcaaataa